GGCGGCCTCGTCAGCCCGCCGCGCGACGTGGAACGACAGGATCTGCATCTCGACCGCCAGGTCGACCTTGCGCACCTCGACGTAGTCCGGCACTTGGAGCACGACGGGTGCGAAGTTCAGGATGCACTGGACTCCGGCGGATACCAAACGGTCGCAGACGGCCTGAGCAGCCTGCGGGGGCGTCGCGATGACCCCTATGGACACCTCCCGCTCGGCGCACACCGCGGTGATGTCGTCGATGTGGTTTACCGGTATGCCGCCTACCGGTACGCCCGTCAGGTCGGGGTCGATGTCGAACAGCGCGGCGACCGGGAAACCCCGGCTGGGGAAGCCGCCGTAGTTGGCCAGCGCGTGACCAAGATTACCGATCCCGACGACCGCGACCGAGTGCTTCCGGGTCAG
This portion of the Saccharothrix syringae genome encodes:
- a CDS encoding redox-sensing transcriptional repressor Rex — protein: MADRRDERDGVVTTPKIAADPTADVRERARAIPEAAVARLAVYLRVLSGMAEQGVTTISSEELAGAAGVNSAKLRKDLSYIGSYGTRGVGYDVEVLVSHIERILGLTRKHSVAVVGIGNLGHALANYGGFPSRGFPVAALFDIDPDLTGVPVGGIPVNHIDDITAVCAEREVSIGVIATPPQAAQAVCDRLVSAGVQCILNFAPVVLQVPDYVEVRKVDLAVEMQILSFHVARRADEAAGDVVNGVGVDGVVIRP